A genomic window from Cloacibacillus evryensis DSM 19522 includes:
- a CDS encoding SDR family oxidoreductase — translation MTHFLKDKRVLVTAGSDGIGKAIAAAFYGSGARVHICGRTAEKLERCREEMPGLTYSVADVASYEDVEKLFGDIKAGMGGLDFLVNNAGIAGPTGRVDEVTPEEWAHTMKTNIDSQFFCTKLAAPLLIAAGGGAIINLGSTASLFAYPHRTPYAASKWATIGFTKSVALELGEFKIRVNAICPGCVEGPRIEGVIAREAAKLGLTPQEVREGYLGQTALRTFIKAQDIADMCVYLCSPSGEKISGQSLAIDGFTENCHS, via the coding sequence TTGACACACTTTTTAAAAGATAAAAGAGTTCTCGTCACGGCGGGGTCGGATGGGATAGGCAAGGCCATCGCGGCCGCCTTTTACGGGAGCGGCGCGCGCGTGCATATCTGCGGGCGCACGGCGGAGAAACTGGAGCGGTGCCGCGAGGAGATGCCGGGACTGACATATTCCGTGGCGGACGTCGCCAGCTATGAAGATGTGGAGAAGCTCTTCGGCGATATAAAGGCCGGAATGGGCGGGCTTGATTTCCTTGTAAACAACGCTGGGATCGCGGGGCCGACGGGCCGCGTCGATGAGGTGACGCCGGAGGAGTGGGCGCATACGATGAAGACAAATATCGACAGCCAGTTCTTCTGCACGAAGCTCGCCGCGCCGCTTCTGATCGCGGCGGGGGGCGGCGCGATCATCAATCTGGGTTCCACCGCCAGCCTCTTCGCCTATCCGCACCGGACCCCCTACGCGGCATCAAAATGGGCGACGATCGGTTTTACGAAATCAGTCGCGCTGGAGCTGGGAGAATTTAAGATCAGGGTCAACGCCATCTGTCCCGGCTGCGTCGAGGGGCCGCGCATCGAGGGCGTGATCGCGCGCGAAGCGGCCAAGCTCGGACTGACGCCGCAGGAGGTCCGTGAGGGTTATCTCGGTCAAACCGCTCTGCGCACCTTTATCAAAGCGCAGGACATCGCCGATATGTGCGTTTACCTCTGCTCGCCGTCCGGTGAAAAAATCAGCGGGCAATCGCTGGCAATAGACGGTTTTACGGAAAACTGTCACAGCTGA
- a CDS encoding aconitase X catalytic domain-containing protein, with the protein MRLTERENSILRGAEGEGAALAMEILAGIGEAMEADVFVPVARAHVSLSNQEADLWFAEKMLAGGSRARICATVNPGFDIDYFGGGGFASDRDVKLTERCRAAYKEMGFILNFTCTPYLDGNLPRLGENVAFSESSATAFVNSVVGARSNPESAQSALCSAIVGLTPRYGLLLEENRRASVYVNVEREIADEFDFSLLGWAAAKKIGRDVPLFRGVFRASTEGLINLGAELNTAGRVPLFHVEGVTPEAEFARRGTGTIRELTVTDRELAEAEEKLLGTAAGAEGVILGCPHYSLSQICLVHRRLAGRKAGIPVWILTSAAVAAQISRLPMGKDLKESNVTVIGDTCVDQPCWGFLRGKRLLTDSPKCCYYTARRELNFSVMPLARCLDAALGKEAECNAG; encoded by the coding sequence GTGAGGCTCACGGAACGTGAAAATTCCATATTGCGCGGGGCGGAGGGCGAGGGCGCGGCTCTTGCCATGGAGATACTCGCCGGCATCGGCGAAGCGATGGAGGCCGACGTATTCGTGCCGGTCGCGCGCGCCCATGTCTCTCTGAGCAATCAGGAGGCCGACCTGTGGTTCGCGGAGAAGATGCTCGCCGGCGGCAGCCGGGCCCGCATCTGCGCGACGGTCAATCCCGGTTTCGACATAGATTATTTCGGCGGCGGGGGCTTTGCCTCCGACAGGGACGTCAAGCTGACGGAGCGCTGCCGCGCCGCCTATAAAGAGATGGGCTTTATCCTGAACTTTACCTGCACGCCCTATCTGGACGGCAATCTGCCACGGCTCGGCGAGAACGTCGCCTTTTCGGAATCGAGCGCGACAGCCTTCGTCAATTCCGTCGTCGGCGCGCGGTCTAATCCGGAGTCGGCGCAGAGCGCGCTCTGTTCCGCGATCGTCGGGCTCACGCCGCGTTACGGGCTGCTGCTCGAAGAGAACAGAAGGGCCTCCGTATATGTGAACGTCGAACGGGAGATCGCGGACGAATTTGATTTTTCCCTCCTCGGCTGGGCCGCTGCGAAGAAGATCGGCCGCGATGTGCCGCTGTTCAGGGGCGTCTTCCGCGCGAGCACGGAGGGATTGATCAATCTGGGCGCGGAGTTGAATACCGCCGGGCGCGTCCCGCTGTTCCACGTGGAGGGCGTGACGCCCGAGGCGGAGTTTGCCCGTCGCGGCACGGGGACGATACGCGAGCTGACAGTGACGGATAGGGAGCTGGCCGAGGCGGAGGAAAAGCTTCTCGGCACAGCCGCCGGCGCGGAGGGCGTCATTCTTGGCTGCCCCCATTACTCGCTTTCGCAGATATGCCTCGTTCACCGGCGCCTTGCCGGCAGAAAGGCAGGGATCCCGGTCTGGATACTCACCTCCGCCGCTGTGGCCGCGCAGATTTCGCGCCTGCCGATGGGAAAAGATCTGAAAGAGAGCAACGTGACGGTCATCGGCGATACCTGCGTCGACCAGCCCTGCTGGGGATTTCTGAGGGGAAAGCGCCTGCTCACCGATTCGCCTAAATGCTGCTACTATACGGCGCGGCGCGAACTGAATTTTTC